Proteins encoded in a region of the Campylobacter geochelonis genome:
- a CDS encoding DUF2156 domain-containing protein: protein MVMEKYLLELGEDQVVDISDYTFAANFIWLGNVSGFYATIEDCFCLFAMSGSELSMLLPPLGKLKNLKKAINKCFEIMNSNNSSPHYSRIDYVAQCILEKFAKMLDKNASIFDVFADFIFEKKLVDYIYKADDLISLHGNAYHTKRTEINKFKNTYPNFKIVTLEPEKHAQEIITLSNTWVQNRLKYTPKEQMDDFMEGMYQEKAAIKRMLEYHQKLELMGIVLYIDERLQGYTVGEKINEGVASVLLEKTNFEVLGCAQFIFREFSKILSSQYSCEFINVGDDMGFENLKKVKMSYHPYRLNTKYSIYQKI, encoded by the coding sequence ATGGTGATGGAAAAGTATCTTTTAGAGCTTGGAGAAGATCAAGTTGTCGATATCAGCGACTATACATTTGCAGCAAATTTTATCTGGCTTGGCAACGTTAGCGGATTTTACGCTACCATCGAAGATTGCTTTTGTCTTTTTGCGATGAGCGGAAGCGAACTTAGCATGCTACTTCCGCCACTTGGCAAGCTAAAAAACCTCAAAAAAGCCATAAATAAGTGCTTTGAGATAATGAACTCAAACAACTCATCACCCCACTACTCGCGTATCGACTATGTCGCGCAGTGCATTTTGGAAAAATTTGCCAAAATGCTTGATAAAAACGCAAGCATTTTTGATGTTTTTGCTGATTTTATCTTTGAAAAAAAGCTTGTGGATTACATTTATAAGGCAGATGACTTGATAAGTCTGCACGGAAATGCCTATCACACAAAGCGAACAGAGATAAATAAATTTAAAAACACATATCCAAACTTTAAAATTGTCACACTTGAGCCAGAAAAACACGCACAAGAGATTATCACACTTTCAAACACTTGGGTTCAAAACCGCCTAAAATACACACCAAAAGAACAAATGGATGACTTTATGGAGGGAATGTATCAAGAAAAAGCCGCCATAAAAAGAATGCTTGAATACCATCAAAAGCTCGAACTTATGGGTATCGTGCTATATATCGATGAGCGTTTGCAAGGCTACACGGTCGGCGAGAAAATCAATGAGGGCGTTGCTAGCGTTTTGTTAGAAAAGACAAATTTTGAAGTTCTTGGGTGCGCTCAGTTTATCTTCCGTGAATTTAGCAAAATTTTAAGCAGCCAATACTCTTGCGAATTTATCAACGTAGGCGATGATATGGGCTTTGAAAACCTTAAAAAAGTCAAGATGAGTTATCATCCATACAGGCTTAACACAAAGTATTCGATATATCAAAAAATATGA
- a CDS encoding GNAT family N-acetyltransferase, whose protein sequence is MNEQKTKFIITKATICDTGVLFKLENECFDKFNSPLSKASFYYHIKRNFLYVARAGCDVKKDNFCKLNFKNSAEISLIKEKENGANLKYNFIKNSLIYGEFGKILGYILILPKLKTSRIYSLAVLPNARGLGVAKALLEFGISRFNSLKLEVRTDNAKAINLYEKLGFKSIKTLPKYYDDGCDAFLMVKSEQIL, encoded by the coding sequence ATGAACGAGCAAAAAACAAAATTTATAATCACAAAAGCGACCATTTGCGATACTGGCGTACTTTTTAAACTCGAAAATGAATGCTTTGATAAATTTAACTCACCGCTTTCAAAGGCGAGTTTTTACTACCACATAAAAAGAAATTTTTTATATGTCGCAAGGGCTGGTTGCGATGTCAAAAAAGATAATTTTTGTAAGCTAAATTTTAAAAATAGCGCTGAAATTAGCTTGATTAAAGAGAAAGAAAACGGGGCAAATTTAAAGTATAATTTTATAAAAAACAGCTTGATTTATGGTGAATTTGGCAAAATTTTAGGCTATATTTTAATCTTACCTAAGCTAAAAACTTCGCGTATTTACTCTCTTGCAGTCTTGCCAAATGCACGCGGTCTTGGCGTTGCAAAAGCCTTGCTTGAGTTTGGAATTTCGCGTTTTAACTCTCTTAAACTCGAGGTTAGAACAGATAACGCGAAAGCTATAAATTTATATGAAAAACTTGGATTTAAGAGTATAAAAACTTTGCCAAAATACTACGATGATGGGTGCGATGCTTTTTTGATGGTTAAGAGCGAGCAAATTTTATAG
- a CDS encoding YHYH domain-containing protein, which translates to MKKIFIVLTLLFSFATLAIAHSGGTDRNGCHTDSKTGSYHCH; encoded by the coding sequence ATGAAAAAAATATTTATTGTTTTGACTTTGTTGTTTTCTTTTGCAACTTTGGCGATTGCACATTCTGGTGGAACCGATAGAAACGGATGTCATACAGATAGCAAGACTGGCTCATACCATTGCCATTAA
- a CDS encoding disulfide bond formation protein B, with amino-acid sequence MKDFLTQKYFDILIATAVLLVLGIPVGIANIYLGYIIGESPCTLCWNERIGMVVVGMLGIFILRYGLRAKYLVMVFLSAAYGLFMTLRHSSFDGTQADVGMGFGGAIFGAHTYTWGIFVYWAVIIAMSLLLFFMRNENIAKELYAKELKIKEFSPYSKFVVGLSLFVILSNGLQAFISTGIPPYSGKGEPERFSFEYVTQRWTSHVWDRLAKPISFTGSSVVDSPFVAGESAPKKFAFNSDENAGVAVSLKPAPAVLESKELPFQAVGLFEHGNAADIAYNSEKNQFAITSTQAGIYFTDDKFNLRENAILDKPNGYDIPLTVASTFVGNQVVSTAYNKTLWIVEQTPQSKIDEFKEWNVFRKTSGGLMAPLYRERPWVNTVRAKKAYILTLAYDKDSKYMYMLSVPNPASQKIILIKVDPKDNTLSGELVVKAGENFAIKDKRKISEYYITAGDIKDGKFVAYSKNFNTLLVIDLQSAMVEDAYAMPKINGEISGLTFKGDKIVILSHKDSKDYVSEIQNPF; translated from the coding sequence ATGAAAGACTTTTTAACTCAAAAATATTTTGATATTTTAATCGCAACTGCTGTTTTGCTAGTGCTTGGAATCCCAGTTGGTATCGCAAACATCTATCTTGGCTACATCATCGGCGAAAGCCCATGCACGCTTTGTTGGAACGAGCGAATCGGCATGGTTGTCGTTGGTATGCTTGGAATTTTTATACTTAGATATGGACTTAGAGCAAAATACCTCGTAATGGTATTTTTAAGTGCTGCTTATGGACTTTTTATGACATTAAGGCACTCATCTTTTGATGGAACTCAAGCCGATGTTGGCATGGGATTTGGTGGTGCTATTTTTGGAGCGCATACCTATACTTGGGGAATTTTTGTATATTGGGCTGTGATTATAGCTATGAGTTTGCTTCTATTTTTTATGCGAAATGAAAATATTGCCAAAGAACTTTACGCAAAAGAATTAAAAATAAAAGAATTCTCTCCTTATTCTAAATTTGTTGTTGGCTTATCGCTTTTCGTTATACTATCAAACGGACTTCAAGCTTTTATCTCAACTGGAATTCCACCATATAGTGGCAAAGGAGAGCCAGAGAGATTTAGTTTCGAGTATGTTACACAGCGTTGGACTTCTCATGTTTGGGATAGGCTTGCAAAACCTATATCATTTACAGGTTCAAGTGTTGTTGATTCGCCGTTTGTCGCCGGAGAAAGCGCACCTAAAAAATTTGCATTTAATAGCGATGAGAATGCAGGCGTAGCTGTAAGTTTAAAACCAGCGCCAGCTGTGCTTGAGTCAAAAGAGTTACCATTTCAAGCGGTTGGACTTTTCGAGCATGGAAATGCAGCAGATATCGCTTATAATAGTGAGAAGAATCAATTTGCTATCACTTCAACACAAGCTGGAATTTATTTTACAGATGATAAATTTAACCTCAGAGAAAATGCTATTTTAGATAAACCAAACGGTTATGACATTCCGCTTACCGTAGCTAGTACATTTGTAGGAAATCAAGTAGTTTCAACAGCATATAACAAAACTCTTTGGATAGTTGAGCAAACTCCGCAATCAAAAATCGATGAGTTTAAAGAGTGGAATGTGTTTCGTAAAACAAGTGGTGGATTAATGGCACCGCTTTATAGAGAGCGACCTTGGGTAAATACTGTGCGTGCAAAAAAAGCATATATATTAACTTTAGCTTATGATAAAGATAGTAAATATATGTATATGTTAAGTGTGCCAAATCCAGCTAGCCAAAAAATCATCCTTATCAAAGTAGATCCAAAGGACAACACGCTAAGTGGCGAACTAGTCGTTAAAGCTGGCGAGAACTTCGCTATAAAGGATAAAAGAAAGATATCTGAGTATTACATCACTGCTGGCGATATAAAAGATGGTAAATTCGTAGCTTATAGCAAGAATTTTAATACTTTGCTAGTTATTGATTTGCAAAGTGCGATGGTTGAGGATGCTTATGCGATGCCAAAAATCAATGGCGAGATAAGCGGACTAACATTTAAGGGCGATAAAATAGTGATTTTAAGTCATAAAGATAGTAAAGATTACGTAAGCGAAATTCAAAATCCGTTTTAA